The genomic segment AGAGggcttaaattttattttgtaaattcatTTTACTTGCTGTCAGTGTCACTCTTGGTAGCATCATATCCCTACAGATGCAGGAACTTTGGAGACAGACTGAAATTTTTGaaagcactttttctttttttttgcatactTCCCTTTGGGATAGAATCAAAGCtagcactaaaaataaataaataaataaaattaagagacaATCTGGTCAAGCGTCTTCTATGAGAAATGAGAAGACTCAGGTTCAACAAAATAGTGAATGATCCAAGATACAAGTCTATAAATGTTTCTATTTGCTTTTACTGAATACCAGATTCTCCTCAGTCTATTCTAATCCCTTTAATTTATCCATCACAGATTTCAGGATAAAGAATTAACAAATGGCTGAAGAGAATTTTACGGTTGTTACTGCATTTATTCTTTTGGGGCTGACAGACTGCGCTGAACAGAAAGTAATGCTTTTTGTGTTGTTCCTGGGGATCTAAGCCATCACCCTGGTGGGGAATCTGGGCATGATCTTCATAATCCGAATCACACCCAAgctccacacacccatgtactttttcctcagcTGCCTGTCATTTGTAGATGCCTGCTACTCATCTGCAATCGCACCCAAAATGCTAATCAACCTCCTGGTTGTGAGGGGAaccatttctttctctgcttgcatGGTACAACATTTGTATTTCGGGGTGTTTATTACCACAGAAGGCTTCTTGCTGTCGGTGATGGCATATGACCGGTACGTGGCCATTGTGAACCCTCTGCTTTACACGGCAGCCATGTCTAAGAGGAAGTGTGTAGGGCTGGTTGCTGGGTCATGGATATGTGGAACAATTAACTCGCTGATACACACAGTAAGCTTAGGCAGACTGTCCTTTTGTAGGCTGAATATTGTCCGCCACTTCTTCTGTGATATTCCCTCGCTCCTAAAGCTGTCATGTTCGGATACCTCCGTCAATGAGCTGTTGCTCTTAGTCTTCTCTGGAGTCATTGCCATGGCCACCTTTTTGATTGTGATCATTTCGTATGTGTTTATTGTGCTCGCCATTCTGAGGATCCGCTCCGCAGAAGGGAGACtgaaagccttctccacctgtgcctcTCACCTGACGGCAGTGACCATATTCTACGGCACCTTAAGTTTTAGTTACATCCAGCCGAGCTCCCAGTATTCTGTAGAACAGGAGAAGGTGGTTGCTGTGTTCTATACGCTAGTGATTCCCATGCTGAACCCGCTGATTTACaatctgaggaacagagaggtgaAGGATGCTGTGAAAAGGGCCATAGAAACAAAACAACTCTCCTGTTAATCTCAAGACCTTGTCACTTCTACAATATTCTACCCGTCAGTTCTTCACTTGTAGCATTCACATGAATTCAATGAATTTTAGAGTTTCTAAGTATAatacaaatcattttattttacatattaatttttcaCACGAGGAAGCAAGACTAGAAAGTAAAAGTGACTTTATGTACAACTGCATTTTAGAAAGGTAACTTAAATCTCAGTTCACTAGActattaatatttatatcaatCAATTTTAATACaatcaatttaataattttttttaatccatagaATTGTGAGCATCTTTTCTGATTAGGGGAAAACTTcacatgtgtattatatatatatatatatatatatatatatatatatatatatatatatatataagatataaagattatatatatatatagcagatATAATGAATTACAGATCTTTCTagtatacttaaaaaattatttagaaagttaattttatacatattttcttttatttttaaaacttgcgTTACATTTTAAGTATTGGTAAGTCCCCatgttaaataaaaagaaggcTATGAATACAAATTACATTTTCCAACTACTAGTTATTTGCctacttttattccttttagACATCAGTGACTTTAGCAACTGAAAGATGAGTTATGAGAAAATGACCCTATTATAATCCTCAGCTTGCAACAATAtattcttccttaaaaaaaaatccaccataAAAGACAGATAACTTGTATAAAATGATTCCATTTTGGAATAAGTAAAATTCAGCCCCCTTCCCATCCATCTGTCCTTTCAAGAATTGACTTCATGTTCTTTCAAGATTGAAGAAAAGTCCAGCAATCTTCAAATCACATGATGGATGTTAATGCCTGCCTGAAGTTTCATTCTATAATGATGGATTACTTGATTAACTTCATTACTTCTCCTGATTTTAGAAATCATGctgtaaaaaatattataataaaaagtttaaaataaaaataacagattaTGTTCAATGTTCTGCATTTTGGGAGCCTGTATTAACGATTTCCTATCAGACAACCTGAGGTTTTCAAAACTGATGAGAAAGTTTAAACTAGTTAAACAATTCTACATTTGCTAATGGATACCTGACAATGAATACAGTTAATATGCTAGAAAGAATGACAAGgtttagaaaagaaaagcaattgtTATTTTTCCAATGAACAATGACAATAACAAAGCTATTATAAAGTGGTTTTTGCATATACATTTGGTAACACATGGGTCACGAAATTAGGTTGATTTAAAGTAATATGTTATTCATTCATGTGGGATATAAGTCAAATTCCATGAAAATGTTGTTTTGTAGAGAATAACCATCTTCATTATTATAGTACTAACAGTTCATACCATAATGtgtttaattgaagtataacacTGACTTCTCTGACAAGCATtcttatgtatgcatatatatctcCATGCATATTCATATAAGAAGAATCAAAACGAAAAAAAATGGACCAGTACAAAAAAATCAACTTGTCCCAGTTCATTTTAGAAACCTGAATTGCCATTCAGCTGTGACAGAATGGTCTGGATTTTTTCTCAACTAGATTTTGATAAGAAGAGGTTATGCACATAAAAGGTGAAAATAGCACCTGGAACTTCCATGcatgtttttaaatgtgtatttgtaGTAGAAAGTGAATATGTTGGTGTATTCCATAGAAATAAGAATTCAATAGGAAAATGACACTGGATCTTGGCTATGTTTAAGCAAACAGCAACATTATAGGACATTGTTTAAAGAAGCACACATATACAGATAATGTGTGAATAATTATATTTAACAAACCTTGACTTCACAACTATTAAGGACAATCATATTTTCTGTAGATTTTGAAAGGTCCAGTCCATATTATATCTTAATGAAATGTATGCAGTTTATTCTAATTATTCACAATTAAAATTTCTGCTATTTTTTCACCCTTGGCTCTATTTGCTTTCCAGTGtataacatttttttatattaccaTCTTCAAGAAGCCAGTTCCTCTGGTATCCCTAGAGAAAGTCCTTTGAGAATCTTGAACACAATCCCAAATGTAATTTTTGGGTTGTTGTGATTGACTTAGTGTAATCAGATTCTGAACTACAGGGATTCTGGCCTCATTAGAACAGAAAAATGCGTGCATACACAcattcatatgtgtatatatatatatacctttccCTTCTTTCAACTTTGccttatttgaggaaataattaaagatgtgaaaccatcattcttttttttttgatgtgtctGTTTTACATTGTTTTACTTGGTTTtatcttagtttttgttttaaccTAGAATGATATTCAGTTACCTACCATTAAAATCTTGATCATTCTGAACCGCAGAAAATATCAACTGGTTTCATTTctaagaaaagagtaaaaaacaTGGAAATAGACTTGAGCATTCTAAATGAATTGATATACCAAGCTTTTTTACATCATTGGTAAGTCCATTCCttctaatgttttcctttttcttttaattgcatCATTTTTAGCATTCATCCtgtaaataattgaaaatttcaaatatgttagGTTCTTATCAGTGTTTTGAATCATATAGTTCATATAAGTTGCATCCATATCTTATATAATTCAATTCTCAACACTGTCATCCAATTTTGCTGCCAAAGTTATATAGTTTTATAACTGGATTGCTAATATAATTTCTAAttccttttaaatattctatttccCAAATAGTAGTTTACAACAAAATTCATGTCTATAAGTAATCTccttttttaatgggaaattttTCAGTTAATACTCTAAGAGTAGCAAAAGAAAGAACAGGTATAAGATTTATAAAAGTACAGTTTTGAAATATACAGACTTATTATTTGTGGGAAATGCTCTCCCATACTGTCAAATCTGTTGGTATTCTTTCAAAAGTTTGTGAGACATCCTGAAAAAATATGTGCTTATTTTATATATCTCACATTGACAAGGCCAGTTTATAAACAAAAAATTGAGATGTCCATTTGATAACTCAAATCAaggaataaatacaaaaagatttatTTGGGAAGTAAAGATAATTCTATCCTGGATCAAGAAAGCTAAATAACTTTTCTGATGAAATAAAACCTGTTATTGTCAACATTAGGATTTGACTGAAGATTAATAGATTCCTACCATCTCTCTGTTGTGGCaatcaaaacattttaattaaaacaagtAAGTAGTGTCAATTATACATAGGCCAAAATAATCACTTCTCATAATTTCTCAGACAACAACCCAATTTAAAGAAAACGTCTTTCAAATTTCTGCCTTCTAAATTGTTATGCCCGCTTTCTAAAATTCTGCttcctgtttttcaaaattatataacaTTTCAGAAAAAGCAGGAGGCTCCATGTAGTCCAGATATGCAAGAATCAGTATTCTGTGTCCTCAGTCTCAGAGTGAGACACCGTCTAGAGCTCCTGTCCAATCACAGGGAAAATTGTCCCGAAGCAACAATCCTGGCTACTTGTAATAGGTATCATGCGAAAAGCAGGCTTTTCTTTCATGACTTTCAGAGTTAGCTGTTGCCCCCCAATGCATCCCATGATCTCAGAAGCCAcaatttggtatttttaaatgtcattactGTTTGCACCTGAGCCACCTTATTTCATGATAATGGCCAATTTGCTATCTACACTATGGTACCCGTAGATCATTTCTACATATAACTTCAAAATATGTATAACTGaccccaaaacaaaacagaacagatcAGAAGAGAATTTCATTGAATCACAACTTtccaaaaatatgtaatatacatgCTATTAATTTTAATTCCCATTAGTGCTATCATTTCCTTAGTGCTAGTAAACTTTGTTATTGAGGTAGTTATTTTAGAGACAGACTGAAACTGTGAGAATGAAACACTCCACGATTGGTTTTTTGACATATAATCATATAAAATAACAACCCTGGGAAGAAAATTAGAGATGATCTAGCCCACTTGCTAATTTTATTAATGATGAAACTCAGATTCAAAGAAGCGGTATGAGACTCACATCAGTGACTGTATTCATTTGATTGTACTTTATTTTCCTCTAATAAATTATAAATCCCCTTTTTTTCTCACAATAGATTTTtgtgaaaagaagaaatgaatggcTGGAGGGAATTTTACATTTGTTACTGAGTTTATTCTTTCGGGGCTGACAGACCGCGCTGAACTGAAAGTGACGCTTTTTGTGCTGTTCCTGGGTATCTATGCCATCACCCTGGTGGGGAATCTGGGCATGATCTTCATAATCCGAATCACACCCAAgctccacacacccatgtactttttcctcagcTGCCTGTCATTTGTAGATGCCTGCTACTCATCTGCAATCGCACCCAAAATGCTAATCAACCTCCTGGTTGTGAAGGGAaccatttctttctctgcttgcatGGTACAACATTTGTGTTTCGGGGTGTTTGTTACCACAGAAGGCTTCTTGCTGTCGGTGATGGCATATGACCGGTACGTGGCCATTGTGAACCCTCTGCTTTACACGGCAGCCATGTCTAAGAGGAAGTGTGTAGGGCTGGTTGCTGGGTCATGGATATGTGGAACAATTAACTCACTGATACACACAGTAAGCTTAGGCAGACTGTCCTTTTGTAGGCTGAATATTGTCCGCCACTTCTTCTGTGATATTCCCTCGCTCCTAAAGCTGTCATGTTCGGATACCTCCGTCAATGAGCTGTTGCTCTTAGTCTTCTCTGGAGTCATTGCCATGGCCACCTTTTTGATTGTGATCATTTCGTATGTGTTCATTGTGCTCGCCATTCTGAGGATCCGCTCCGCAGAAGGGAGACtgaaagccttctccacctgtgcctcTCACCTGACGGCAGTGACCATATTCTACGGCACCTTAAGTTTTAGTTACATCCAGCCGAGCTCCCAGTATTCTGTAGAACAGGAGAAGGTGGTTGCTGTGTTCTATACGCTAGTGATTCCCATGCTGAACCCGCTgatttacagtctgaggaacagagaggtgaAGGATGCTGTGAAAAGGGCCATAGAAACAAAACAACTCTCCTGTTAATTCAAGACTTTGCTAATCCTGAACTGTCTGCCAGTCAGTTCTCACTTCCAAGAATTCCATAGGTGTTACAGCTTCTAAAGATTGTAAAGATGTTTTTATTCTATATGCTTATTTGTTATATGAAGAGGCAGCCAGAAAGGGAAAGCTGTTTAATTCCCACACCCGAATCACAAAAATAGCCTATCCCATAGGTCTTCTGACATTCTAGGCTGTGAGTCTCTGAATCAGTATAAATGccataatacatttatatttttctcttatttggaGAAAGGAATTGTTTAATATTTGCTTGCATTTAAGTACATAAAAACAGGGTGtgcacaaagaaaacataattgGTTGTCAAATTTCCAAGAATATAGATATAACTATAACTGACATATGCCTCTCAACAATCATAACGTTAAGGATAacaaaaatttatatgaaatttaataaaacatCCATTTGACCATTCTTTTAGAAGTCTTgggttatgttttcatttctgtgactATTTAACTTTgctattttttcttatgtttggAATAATTAGCTCCCATTTGCCTATGCTGAGTATATTacacacatacaataaaataaataaaataagcgtATTATGTGAGTCCTATAACTttgatctttaatttttaattctttggtctgttctaatttctttgcctttccgttcattttagaatcagtttgcaGATTGCGCTCACTCAAGTATCAGATCTAACAAGGACTGTATTTCCAATCCATAAGCAAAATATTGTCTCCACATACATGTCACTGATTCTTTTCCTCAGTATTTTGCTGTGTTCGATATGTTGATTTAGGGCATATTTTGTTCAACTTATAAATGTTTcatgcttttgattttactgtAGTAAGTTATATATTTGCTTAAACTTCAAATTCTTTATTTcatatatacagaaatacaaaggattctGCATGTTGGCCTGGTTCACTGTGAATTTGTTGTATTCGATTATTAGTTCTAGTCACTTTTACAAATTCAGTTTCTACACCAACAACCATGTCAGCTACACagagaaacaattttatttatttgtttcagctctatgtgtcattttatttacattcctCATCTTATTGCACAGGCTGGGATCTCCATTATGGTCTATAATTGTTGTAGTAAGAAAAACAGCCTTGCCTTCTTCCAATTTTAATGGGCAAATATTCATcctttcatcattaagtatgatgttcactCTACGTTTTATTGTAGATATCCTGTATCTTTTTTTAGGAAGTCACTTTCTGTTTCCAGACTGTTGAGAGATCATTTTATTTGATGCTATAAATGGAAagtgaatttcatcaaatgctttttctgcatcaactgagaaattcatacatttttttctctttatgctgCTGATACAATTAGTTACATTATTGatatttgaatgttgaaccaggCACCCTGCAGACCAGTATGGTTATGTGTTCTATTTTTATTCCACTTTACAAGCGAAGTTACAAATCCTTTATTATATCATGCAGTGTAGCAAGGCAGAGAGATATAAACAGTTCTCTGCCAATCACCTATAGTATTCAAATGGAGAAGCCCGGATAAAATGTCTTCAAAGTCTGAGGAGCAGAAGATGATGGAGAATGAATACTCCCCTTACAGACCTCCTTTTTGGGGAAAGAATATGCATTTCTCACATCGTCTGTGGCAGAATTCTACCTACAAAACATTAGCAACAGATATTTGGCTTTTTTGGAATTCTGCTTCTCCTCAGCCTTCATTTACCAAAGGTGGCTGAActtcttaaaacagaaatcatttcTTAACATGGGAACCTGCTTGTTTACCTCAAGCAGGTTCCTAACAAGAATTAATGCTAATTCTTGCCCATCCTCTGGTTTAGTACAGATTCTACTCAGCCTTCATCCTGCATTCACTTTGTTACGGCTATTGTTGCAAAATCACTCATCCAAAATGCctgattaatttatatttctgagtgaatttgtttatttttaattaattaattacatgCTTCTTAAAGTCATTTTCTGTGGCAGACAAGGCTTTTCActggtttttctttcttgtttttagtcTCTCTGCTGTTTCTTCTCTTCTAGTCTGACATCTGCCAAAGTGAAGTTCTACATTTATCATCTCTGGATGACATCAATGAAGCGCACAAATCACATTAAGAGACAATATAGGGTATTTGTTAGAGCTTGAAGTCCTAAGCATGAGCTAGAACACCTGGCTTGACTACCTATTTCTAACACCTAATGCCCTGGGGCACTCTGCCAATGTACTCTCTGGGCCactgttttaaaatgtgaaaaatggaaatgttaatgGAACCTACCTCACAGAGATGTTGTGGTGACTAAACTCATCAAGACATGAGGAATGACTGCCATACAGCACTTAGAAATATGAGATATTATGGCCTGGTAGTCTTTATGGCCATTGTAAAGATTTCTTGTAACCGCATCAGTAGTTGATAGTATTTATCCCCACATGATGCCATACCATGCAATTCTTCTTGTATTTCAAGTCTTTATTTTTTCAGAcaaattttaggttcacagaaaaattgagaggaaggtacagagctTTCCCATATTTCCCATATATTCCCTGTGCACATCTCATAGCCTCCCCGTCCTATGATGCACGTCCACCACCAGAATGGTGCTTTTGTTACAGTCCATAAAGTTACATCACTCTCATCAAAAGTTCATAGTTTACAGGAGGGTTCACTTACATTAGGGTATATTTGGTGTTGTACATTACAtggatttaaacaaataaataatgacttGTATGAAACACTGTAGTTTAACACAAAGTATTTCTGCTGCTCTAAAAATCCTTTCTGCTCCACCTAttcatttcctcctctcccttAACTTCTGTAAACACTGATATTTTTTGTTtgatcttttccagaatgttatatcATTGGAATGATAGATACAGTATGCAGTCTTTACAGATTGGCTCTTTCCACTTAGCGACTTGTACTTAAGGTTCTACCATATCCTTCTGTAGcttaatagttcatttcttttcagtgctgaataatattccatggtctGGATGTACCATGATCCATTAACCacttcatctactgaaggacataaTGATTGCTTTCTATCatacacttttaaaattttgtgccaAAAAGTGTTTTATTAAATGCTCATTGGCTAAACAGAGATTTTTCTTGCATAATGGTAACAAAGTAAGTATTGTAGGCTAATAGGGAcaataaaatatcagaaatattcagaagaataaaggcagacaaaatggggaaaaataaaagtaagcacATGGGAAAATATGAAGAATGATATGAAGCAACTATGTATAAAAGGCAAGATAACCATGTCCCTGCCATGTACCAGGTCTTATTTGTCTTAGAAATAGTGTATATGACAGGATTATCTCTGCTTGCTTTCCACAAGTAGGACAATCAACCAGTGCGGTTTAGCgatgaaaatcaatgaaatacagTGCGTAATCAGTATGGATGAAAATTTGGAGCCATCAACCCAAGGGAAGAGAGGCAACACACAGGCATCACAGAAGAGCTTTTTTACCCAAGGTTACAAAAATAACTgcaacagaatttttaaagatagatattacttttttttcaaaaaggtaAGGAAATACTACAAACTTCTAAACCAGGCAATCAGCTATTAAGAACAAccacttggaggaaaaaaattacaaacttgGGAGTTTCTGAGTGGTCTCAAATATTTATCTTAATTTGAATAATCCTGATATCAACAAAATGATTGATTGAGACAAAATCAGATGCCAGTCAGAATGTAAGGACTGCTGAATTACAAAATATATTCACTACACAGACTCATGTTCAGAAGAAAAGACATTGATGAGGAaaatgggacacacacacacaaacataaacacacttatatacacatgtacacacacatagaaAGACACATTAACTTTATTCTTTAGGTTACAGCAGCACCAAAATCCTTGGAGATTTTATTTGGGGGTCGGGGGTTACATCTATGCAAGACATTTACTCTACTATAACAGTTACATAACTTATGGAAGGCAAATGTCTTTACTAGTTTGTTTGTTAGCCTATTTACAACAGTTGGAAGTCCTTACCATATAGACACCTTCTGTAAATATATATTGGACTCATATGTGCTTACAATTTCTTTTAGAGGgttataaagaaaaatgtgaagttcataatgtggtttttgggaagcaTAGTGAACTCTAATGAAAAAGATTACATagttttttccacattttttgcACTGCATATTTTATGTCTCTGTTCCTCAAGCTATAGATCAAGGGATTTAACATGGGGATAACAAGGGTGTAAAATATGGAAGCCACTTTATCAGTGTCAAAGGAATGACTGGACTCCGGTTGCACATACATAAATATCAAAGTCCCATAGAACACTGTGACCACTGTCAGGTGGGACCCACAGGTGGAAAAAGCCTTGTGCCTGCCCTCGGCAGATTTCATCCTGAGAATGGCTACAATGATGAGCATGTAAGACACAAGAACTATCAGAAGAGATGAAATCAAATCAAAACCAGCTAAAATCAGAATAATCATTTCAGTTTCATGTATATTTGAGCAGAGCAAAGATAACAAGGGGAGACTGTCACAGTAGAAATGACTAATAATATTATAGCCACAGAATGACAAATTAAAGATCTTTATAGTGACTAGAAGAGAAACAAATGTGCTGTAGAGATAGGGGACTGCCACCAGCCCCTGACATACCCTTGGTGACATGATGACTGGGTAAAGCAGAGGTttacagatggccacatagcggtcataggacattgCCGACAGAATGAAAATTTCACTAACAATGAATACAAGAAAAAAAGCTAGTTGTATAGCACAAAAACAGTAAGAGATTGTATTTTGATCTACAACAAAACTTACCAACATTTTGGGTCCCACAGCTGTTGCATAACCGAGGTCAGTGAGAGCCAGGTgtctgaggaagaagtacatgggggtctGGAGCCTGGGGTCCACCTTGGTGAGGGTGATCAGGCCCAAGTTGCCCAACACTGAGATCGTGTAGATGGTCAGGAAGAGCCCAAATAAGGGGGCCTGCAGCTCAGGGCGATCTGTGATTCCCATGAGGATGAATTCATTCAGCACtgttagattttgtgtttccatGCAGGCGTATCAGGAGATGTATCTGGACAGAGACATTGGCACAGTCAATAAATTCCATGTGTTACATTCCGGGAGAAGTTTTAGTATGCAAAGCCAAATGCATAAGATACACCCAAACTTTCCAACGTAGggcatataaaaattaaatccgcaaataataatatacataaaaagagATAGAGACAGTCAACGGTTCTCAACTGGAGTTGATTTTACTAGTCATTTTTGCTTGGGGAGATATTGGTTGATGGGTGCTATTGGCATGTAATGGATAGAGGTCAGTTATGTTTCTAAAGATTTTGGTTGGAAAGATATTGGGAGTTAGGGTGCTATTGTCACGTGATAACTCAGGATCAGATATGCTTTTAAACTCCTACCATTCTCAATATCCCTTCAAAAATATAAGTAGTGCCAGGTTGAGAAACCAGGATggtatagatagatagacagataggtaAATGGTGGTTAgataaatgaatagatggatACATAGATGCATAAAAAGGGAAATATAGCTATATATAGAAACAGATaaagatacatatacatatataaaggaaaaatgaaaaagctaaTGATATATTGACAATTGGAGTGTTACTTATGTAAACTAATgtgctattttttaaagttttatattggATATTTATATAATTGCAATCATGTAGTGATATTTATAAATTATGCTTAATAGGACAGTTATATAATGAATTATATTATACaattataattacaaaaatttgaAGCCACAAATTCCCAAAATGCTCGAATCTACTACTTCAACACACAGTCATAAAATCCTTTGTGCCTGCAGGTGACACAGGCTGAACCAGTTAACACACTTGACAGAGAGTGAACAGttatataaataaggaaactatAAAGTCTGCAGTGAGAATTACTTGTATTTATAGagagaaatatatgaaatacatgtatgtgtaGAAATAATCTCTGTTACACCTCTACTTATGGTATTACAAAGGAATAATTTGGGCAAATAAGTTATCTAAAACTCTTTATTCTCATATTCAAAACCAATACATCCTTACAGGGCTGGTGGGAGGAtaagtgaagattaaatgataaaATGTCTATGCTACCTTTTCGGTAcatagtgggtttttttttcttttgttttttgcttcttttaatgGTAACAGTAACTTAGCTCAAATAGGGTTTCTTTACATATATCTAAGTAAATTATTCTGGACTGTTACATATCTTCTTTTCAAAGCAAGATGATGGGTCAGGAGAAGAAAAGGTCAAGTAGGATAGAATGCATGTGACTTACTCCAGGCTGCTccccatttctcttctctgtgacaAAAATTGGacaaaaaaaagttgtttttcttttgtactgtattctaattttcttaactgttttaacaaaatattaatagaagtttattatgttataaattttcttaaaatgtttatcttCCCTTAGGGGCATTTTCATTATAATACATACTAACTTGTACGTAACAAATCAAATACACTGTATCATGTGAGACTGCAGGAGAGTATTAGGAAATCTGGGCAAATTGGGAGAAAAAGCCATCCCTTAATTGTTTTCATCTGATGAAGATTCACAAAAACTCCCTTGGCATAAAGAGATACTGTACTGTGCAAAAATGTCTGGAGTCACTATGCCTCACAATACTATgcagatgaaataaaatacactaaAGGTGAGATGTACATAGATTCTTGGATATTAATTTAAATTCTTCTATACCTTCAGGCCACAGGAACTCCTTAAAACTATGATATATGTAAAACTCAGGGACTCACTTGCatgatcaaataaaaatgtatctgaaTATCCTTAATACACAGGTTAAGAATATACCAGAGTAAGAAATGGTGGCAGATTAAGGTAAAAGAATTGTCAGCTTTAAAATGTTGTAAGTAAG from the Manis javanica isolate MJ-LG chromosome 11, MJ_LKY, whole genome shotgun sequence genome contains:
- the LOC108387921 gene encoding LOW QUALITY PROTEIN: olfactory receptor 5J3 (The sequence of the model RefSeq protein was modified relative to this genomic sequence to represent the inferred CDS: substituted 1 base at 1 genomic stop codon); this encodes MAEENFTVVTAFILLGLTDCAEQKVMLFVLFLGIXAITLVGNLGMIFIIRITPKLHTPMYFFLSCLSFVDACYSSAIAPKMLINLLVVRGTISFSACMVQHLYFGVFITTEGFLLSVMAYDRYVAIVNPLLYTAAMSKRKCVGLVAGSWICGTINSLIHTVSLGRLSFCRLNIVRHFFCDIPSLLKLSCSDTSVNELLLLVFSGVIAMATFLIVIISYVFIVLAILRIRSAEGRLKAFSTCASHLTAVTIFYGTLSFSYIQPSSQYSVEQEKVVAVFYTLVIPMLNPLIYNLRNREVKDAVKRAIETKQLSC
- the LOC118968091 gene encoding olfactory receptor 5J2-like; translation: MAGGNFTFVTEFILSGLTDRAELKVTLFVLFLGIYAITLVGNLGMIFIIRITPKLHTPMYFFLSCLSFVDACYSSAIAPKMLINLLVVKGTISFSACMVQHLCFGVFVTTEGFLLSVMAYDRYVAIVNPLLYTAAMSKRKCVGLVAGSWICGTINSLIHTVSLGRLSFCRLNIVRHFFCDIPSLLKLSCSDTSVNELLLLVFSGVIAMATFLIVIISYVFIVLAILRIRSAEGRLKAFSTCASHLTAVTIFYGTLSFSYIQPSSQYSVEQEKVVAVFYTLVIPMLNPLIYSLRNREVKDAVKRAIETKQLSC
- the LOC108387920 gene encoding olfactory receptor 8K3-like, coding for METQNLTVLNEFILMGITDRPELQAPLFGLFLTIYTISVLGNLGLITLTKVDPRLQTPMYFFLRHLALTDLGYATAVGPKMLVSFVVDQNTISYCFCAIQLAFFLVFIVSEIFILSAMSYDRYVAICKPLLYPVIMSPRVCQGLVAVPYLYSTFVSLLVTIKIFNLSFCGYNIISHFYCDSLPLLSLLCSNIHETEMIILILAGFDLISSLLIVLVSYMLIIVAILRMKSAEGRHKAFSTCGSHLTVVTVFYGTLIFMYVQPESSHSFDTDKVASIFYTLVIPMLNPLIYSLRNRDIKYAVQKMWKKLCNLFH